A region from the Cyprinus carpio isolate SPL01 chromosome A8, ASM1834038v1, whole genome shotgun sequence genome encodes:
- the LOC109089284 gene encoding coiled-coil domain-containing protein 112 — MLLKHERIPNGSERPCISVRHKSLPWQQFKQSLRTERLQMIDACDKRSILGSRATDRMSVADFLREAEALRRLLFKEERAAGPRALTELRDHMNAQLRADIMKVQQQLQKLKNGVFRFQEQLMDVRPSPDVIDKLKETMTDIENSISVFKDTQHQSFEELLKEERTFSQEICAFEKKMDSWSLPVKAEVRRPRSDEKSDWRNLPPELTALQTFLQQTGGRHGGWDEFDHHSFLKVWTKHGGKPSFRREARLYLPGRTEEDVRLHEEWFVELRRLQERQREAIRKWRASKRREHELQRDRDEEPQEDEARRLLKQEEQRREESERLEAWRRHRTQQREEERQQRLRDQILQRRRAQEERRRQLELKLLVEAHARQKKEQEELRLLEEEAQEQAERQERQRQAAEGIRRFQERDSRRLEEKLQEKQSKEEEQSERLRTLDKLKEKVEAEVSRDPSRLWKLTKVWEERTKEIGPSGTGPMFQIFRRAVPSWRQDS, encoded by the exons atgcttttaaaacatgAGCGAATTCCAAACGGAAGTGAGCGTCCCTGTATTTCCGTAAGGCATAAgtcgttgccatggcaacagttcaaacaaaGCCTCCGGACGGAGCGCTTGCAGATGATTGACGCATGTGATAAACGGTCAATTTTAGGCTCGCGCGCGACCGACCGAATGTCTGTGGCGGATTTTCTGCGGGAAGCGGAAGCTCTCAGAAGGCT GCTGTTTAAAGAGGAGAGAGCGGCCGGACCGCGCGCGCTCACAGAGCTCCGGGACCACATGAACGCGCAGCTCCGAGCAGACA TCATGAAAGTTCAGCAGCAGCTGCAGAAACTCAAGAACGGCGTCTTCAGGTTCCAGGAGCAGCTGATGGATGTCAGACCGTCTCCAGATG TGATTGACAAATTAAAAGAGACCATGACTGATATTGAGAACTCCATCAGTGTTTTCAAAGACACACAGCATCAGAG TTTTGAGGAGCTCCTGAAAGAGGAGAGGACCTTCTCACAGGAGATCTGTGCCTTCGAGAAGAAGATGGACTCTTGGTCGCTGCCTGTGAAAGCAGAGGTGCGTCGTCCTCGCTCAGACGAGAAGAGCGACTGGAGGAACCTCCCACCGGAGCTGACGGCGCTCCAGACCTTCCTCCAGCAGACGGGAGGCAGACACGGCGGCTGGGACGAGTTCGACCACCACAGCTTCCTGAAAGTGTGGACCAAGCACGGCGGAAAGCCCTCGTTCAGACGAGAAGCAAGGCTTTATTTACCTGGAAGGACTGAGGAGGACGTGAGGCTGCACGAGGAGTGGTTTGTGGAGCTGCGCCGGCTGCAGGAAAGACAGAGGGAG GCCATCCGCAAGTGGAGAGCATCCAAGCGGAGAGAGCACGAGCTGCAGCGGGACAGAGACGAGGAGCCGCAGGAGGACGAGGCCCGGCGTCTTCTGAAGCAGGAGGAGCAGCGCAGGGAGGAGTCTGAACGCCTGGAGGCCTGGAGGAGACACAGGACACAGCAGAGAGAGGAGGAGCGACAGCAGCGGCTCAGAGACCAGATCCTGCAGCGGAGGAGAGCCCAAGAAGAGCGGCGGAGACAGCTGGAGCTCAAGCTTCTCGTGGAGGCACACGCCCGGCAGAAGAAGGAGCAGGAGGAGCTGCGTCTGCTGGAGGAGGAGGCGCAGGAGCAGGCGGAGAGACAGGAGCGGCAGCGGCAGGCGGCTGAAGGCATCAGACGCTTCCAGGAGCGA GACTCACGCCGCCTCGAGGAGAAGCTCCAGGAGAAACAGAGCAAAGAGGAGGAACAGAGCGAGCGGCTGAGGACGCTAGATAAACTAAAGGAAAAG GTGGAGGCTGAGGTCAGCCGGGATCCGTCCAGACTCTGGAAGCTCACTAAAGTGTGGGAGGAGCGCACTAAAGAGATCGGCCCGTCCGGAACCGGACCCATGTTTCAGATCTTCCGCAG AGCTGTTCCTTCATGGAGACAAGACTCGTGA